Proteins from a single region of Thunnus maccoyii chromosome 23, fThuMac1.1, whole genome shotgun sequence:
- the LOC121891065 gene encoding homeodomain-interacting protein kinase 1-like isoform X1: MKCSYLIASISMYHLHFCMSWTNNAKLVLYLQACILKKLMEKKLDKCNIVKFYDGLLGNQCLVFENLDITLGGFLSEIKTAMRLQDVRTIIQQMAVAFDALKSIGVIHTDVRTNNIMLVDRVRPFRVKLIGFDMAIPSHKAEKSRVDHGSFYRAPEIMLGLPFSEAINMWSLGCVMAETPSKNQEAEPESNEVAEPNLNQEAEPGTNEVDEPSMEGDENGFWGNVRRTVPTGVIMVQPLPPAFSLPLVELVSCLREAQAEPGTNEAEEGY; the protein is encoded by the exons ATGAAATGCAGTTATTTAATTGCTTCAATATCAAtgtatcatttacatttttgtatgagtTGGACTAACAATGCCAAACTTGTTTTGTATCTCCAGGCATGTATCCTAAAAAAATTGATGGAAAAAAAGCTTGACAAATGTAATATTGTCAAGTTCTATGATGGATTGTTGGGGAACCAATGTCTTGTCTTTGAGAACTTAGATATCACCCTGGGGGGGTTCCTCTCAGAAATAAAGACTGCCATGCGTCTCCAAGATGTCAGAACAATCATCCAACAG ATGGCCGTAGCATTTGATGCCCTGAAGAGCATCGGAGTGATCCACACTGATGTTCGCACCAATAACATCATGCTGGTGGATCGTGTCAGACCATTCCGGGTGAAGCTGATTGGTTTTGACATGGCTATTCCCAGCCACAAAGCCGAGAAGAGCAGGGTTGATCATGGCAGTTTCTACAG AGCTCCAGAAATTATGTTGGGATTACCATTTTCTGAGGCCATTAACATGTGGTCGCTGGGCTGTGTGATGGCAGAAACACCCAGCAAGAACCAGGAAGCTGAACCTGAAAGCAACGAGGTAGCCGAACCCAACTTGAACCAGGAAGCTGAACCTGGAACCAATGAGGTAGACGAACCCAGCATGGAGGGAGATGAAAATGGATTCTGGGGTAATGTACGCCGCACAGTGCCAACAGGTGTCATCATGGTTCAGCCTCTACCTCCTGCATTCAGTCTTCCACTGGTGGAGCTGGTATCCTGTTTGCGAGAGGCACAGGCTGAACCTGGAACCAACGAGGCAGAGGAGGGATACTAG
- the LOC121891065 gene encoding homeodomain-interacting protein kinase 1-like isoform X2, with product MRLQDVRTIIQQMAVAFDALKSIGVIHTDVRTNNIMLVDRVRPFRVKLIGFDMAIPSHKAEKSRVDHGSFYRAPEIMLGLPFSEAINMWSLGCVMAETPSKNQEAEPESNEVAEPNLNQEAEPGTNEVDEPSMEGDENGFWGNVRRTVPTGVIMVQPLPPAFSLPLVELVSCLREAQAEPGTNEAEEGY from the exons ATGCGTCTCCAAGATGTCAGAACAATCATCCAACAG ATGGCCGTAGCATTTGATGCCCTGAAGAGCATCGGAGTGATCCACACTGATGTTCGCACCAATAACATCATGCTGGTGGATCGTGTCAGACCATTCCGGGTGAAGCTGATTGGTTTTGACATGGCTATTCCCAGCCACAAAGCCGAGAAGAGCAGGGTTGATCATGGCAGTTTCTACAG AGCTCCAGAAATTATGTTGGGATTACCATTTTCTGAGGCCATTAACATGTGGTCGCTGGGCTGTGTGATGGCAGAAACACCCAGCAAGAACCAGGAAGCTGAACCTGAAAGCAACGAGGTAGCCGAACCCAACTTGAACCAGGAAGCTGAACCTGGAACCAATGAGGTAGACGAACCCAGCATGGAGGGAGATGAAAATGGATTCTGGGGTAATGTACGCCGCACAGTGCCAACAGGTGTCATCATGGTTCAGCCTCTACCTCCTGCATTCAGTCTTCCACTGGTGGAGCTGGTATCCTGTTTGCGAGAGGCACAGGCTGAACCTGGAACCAACGAGGCAGAGGAGGGATACTAG